The Pseudomonadota bacterium sequence GCCACGCTCTCCAATATTTACAGCCGGTGTGAGCAATTCAATCTGGCGCGCGGGCAGGCGGAGGAGATCGTTGCCGAAGTGGCTGAGGCTACAGCGGGTTGGGAAGAAATGCTTCTCAGGTGCGGGGTGGAAAAAACCGATATCGAGGCGGTCCGCTGGTGTTTTGAAGGGTTTCGCGAGGCGGCTGGTTTTCAATGACACAACTTTCCGAGTTTGGCTAATCTCCCGATCATAAAGGGTTTCGGCGATTTGTTAGTGCATGTGTTCCACAAGTAGCCAGAAGCCAGGAGTCAGGAGCCAGGAGAAAAGCTTAAAGCTGAGTTGAGCAGCTTGTCTGCTCTTACGAAACTTATACCCGAAGGGTGAAAAGCTGAGTTGAGCAGCTGGTCTGCTCGTACCGATTAGTTAAGTTAAGCAGCGTGCCTGCTTACACGAAACTTATGCCCTCTGGGCGAAAGCGAGTATGCGAGACATCGAGACTTATACTCAAGAGGGTACTGAAGTGAGTACCCGAAGGGTGAAAAAATCAGTCATTCCGGCTACTGGCTACTGGATTCTCATCATGGAATGCCACTACGACTCTGAGCCATTTTATAACAGCAAATCAACGCCATAAGACATACCGGAAAGTTGAGTGAATGAGGTCGCGCATGGCGGTGACGAGCATTCTGGAGCTTGAGATGATAAGTATCGGGAGAATTCCGGGGAATAAATATTTCAGCCTCAGAAGAAAAACTTCCCGAATAGTCTTGCCGGACGGCTTGTTCCGGAAGTTTTATGAAATTTTGCAGGCCGATTGAAAAAGTTTGCTTCTTTGCATGGATAATGGTATCAAGTCTATTCAGTTGTGCAGTAATTGTTTGTAAGTAAAAAATTACGAGAAAACTTAACCGCACAAGCCCGAGAGGGAATGCGGTTTTTTTATTGGCAAACATAACTGCCGGGAGGTGTGCCGGGTGGTACGCTTCCATCTTAATCAAGTGGTCCCTCAAGAGGGCCAGTACTACAGGAGTAGTGAGAGATGTCTGAAGGAACTGTGAAGTGGTTTAACGATGCTAAGGGTTTCGGTTTTATTGAGCAGGATAATGGTGGTGATGTTTTCGTACATCATTCAGCCATCAGAGCCGAAGGTTTTAAATCCCTCCAGGAGGGTGCACGCGTGACTTTCGATGTAGTCCAGGGTCCTAAAGGTCCTGCTGCTGACAATGTCGTTCAGAAGTAAAGTTTGAGTTGAGCAGCTTGCCTGCTCGTACGAAACTTATACCCGAAGGGTGAAAACGTCGGCTGAGCAGCCTGTCTGCTCGTGCGAAACTCATACCCGAAGGGTGAAAGATCGGTTCTTTTCTGTAATCGACCTGAAGCCCCGCTTTGGCGGGGCTTTTTTTTTGTAGCGGATCGGGGCACACTCAAAATAGGATGTATCAATGGCAAAAAAAACAAATTATTCCTTTGAAAAGCGTCAGAAAGAACTGGCCAAAATGAAGAAGAAAGAAGAGAAAAGACTCCGCAAACAGCAGGGCAAGGATGATCCTGAAGCAGAAAGTGGGGAACAGGGTTTGAACGAAGAGTAGTTGGCAGGTTTCCGGTTCCGCAGCCGTGGTCTGTCCCGGCTAATCCACCGGAACAATCCGATCGTTGGCTTTAATCTCGCCTCCCTTCACCACCTTGCTGAAAAGCCCTTCCTTCGGCATGATGCAGTCGCCGGTGGCCTTTTTGATAGCACAGCCGCTGTTATGACATTCCTTGCCGATCTGGGTGATTTCGAGAACAACTTCTGGCCCGACCTGCAGACGGTCGCCGATCTTCAGGGCGGAAAGAGCGACCCCCCTGGTGATGATATTTTCGGCAAAGGCACCGTCTTTCAGGGTCGGCAGAGTTTCTTTTACGGTATCAATGCTTTCTCCGGCTAACAGAGATATCTGCCGGTGCCAGTCTCCGGCATGGGCGTCGCCTTCTATCCCCCAATCTTTCCTGCACCGGACCTGGGCCTGGGATTTTTTAACAATTCCCTTTTTGTGGCTGGTACAGACTGCTTCAACATGTCCCATGATATACCTCCTGAAGAAACTTATCCCCGCAGGGTGAAAATGACCGGTTCGCTGGAGTTGCCTCCTCCTGAACCGGAAAGTTTTGGCTCCATTCACTGAAACAACACCATATCCTGTCTTCCGCCTCTTGAAAAACTATGGCAGGGTGGTAACCTCAATCGGCGTTCCACCCTTGATCACAGTTTCGGAATCGACCAGCACATAACCATCGGCGGCGACGATGGAAGAGATCATATGCGATCCCTGTTGGCCGACCGCCCGGGCCTTGGGGAGCTCTCCTGGAGTATGAATACAGGTGACTCTGACCAGGTTGGGCCGGCGCCCCCTGTTGCTGATCTCTTCGGCGGCAACTGCGGTGAAAGACGTATACTCCCAGGGTTGACCGGAGATCGCAGCGAACAGCGGCCGCAGGTAATGACAGAAACACATGTAGGCGGAGACCGGGTTTCCGGGCAGGCCGAAAAATAATGTTTTTTCTTTTCCGGCAAAGAAAAGAGGTTTCCCCGGTTTTTGTCTGATTCGCCAGAAATGCTCGGTGAAACCTGCTCTGACTGCTGCCTCTTTCACATGATCGTGGGGGCCGACCGAGACCCCGCCGGCGCAGAGCAGAATATCCGGCGCATCAGCAAAAGTCGCTTCAATCGCCTGAACCGTTGCGGCCAGGTCATCACCTGCAATGGCGGAATGAACAACTACCCCGCCCGCCTCAGATACCGCCGCGCCGAGCATGAGTCGGTTCGAATCCCTGATCTGGCCGGGACCGGGAGCCTCTCCCACGGAGGTGAGTTCGCTGCCGGTCACGAGCAGAGCCACCCGGGGACGACGGAAGACTGAAACCCTGGCAGCTCCAGCAGCGGCAAGAATTGAAATGTGCCTGGCCGAAAGATGTTGGCCTTGCCGGAGCAGGCATTCCCCGGTCTGGTACTCCTCGCCGATAAACCTGACGTCCTTTCCCTTCCGGGAGGCGGTTTTGACCAGAACTCCGGCGTCGCCACTTTCGGTATCTTCGACCCTGACCACGGTGTCAAATCCCTCCGGCAGTACGGCGCCGGTGCTGATCCTGATACAGCACCCCTCTTCGGGTTGACCGGTATACGGAATTCCCGCCTGGCTTTCACCGATTACCTTGAGTGAGGCCGGCGACTCAGCGCTCGCCCCGGCAATATCGGCAAATCTGACCGCAAAGCCGTCCATGGCCGAGTTGCTGAAACGGGGGGAAGGTTCCGGAGCGAGAAAATCAGCGGCCAGGACCCGGCCAGGAGAATTCTCGAGATCAATCTCTTCACTGTCCAGGATGAATAGATTTTTCTTAATAATATCAAGTGCCTGATCAATAGATATCATTTGCGGCCTCAATGTCCTTTCCCTTCCATCATCGGGAAGATGTGGAGCAGGCCGGGGAATAGGGCCTGCATGCTTTCCAGGGCGCCTTTGGAGCTCCCGGGAAGATTGATGATAATGCAGTTGCCGCGGGCGCCGG is a genomic window containing:
- a CDS encoding MOSC domain-containing protein — its product is MGHVEAVCTSHKKGIVKKSQAQVRCRKDWGIEGDAHAGDWHRQISLLAGESIDTVKETLPTLKDGAFAENIITRGVALSALKIGDRLQVGPEVVLEITQIGKECHNSGCAIKKATGDCIMPKEGLFSKVVKGGEIKANDRIVPVD
- a CDS encoding molybdopterin molybdotransferase MoeA, with amino-acid sequence MISIDQALDIIKKNLFILDSEEIDLENSPGRVLAADFLAPEPSPRFSNSAMDGFAVRFADIAGASAESPASLKVIGESQAGIPYTGQPEEGCCIRISTGAVLPEGFDTVVRVEDTESGDAGVLVKTASRKGKDVRFIGEEYQTGECLLRQGQHLSARHISILAAAGAARVSVFRRPRVALLVTGSELTSVGEAPGPGQIRDSNRLMLGAAVSEAGGVVVHSAIAGDDLAATVQAIEATFADAPDILLCAGGVSVGPHDHVKEAAVRAGFTEHFWRIRQKPGKPLFFAGKEKTLFFGLPGNPVSAYMCFCHYLRPLFAAISGQPWEYTSFTAVAAEEISNRGRRPNLVRVTCIHTPGELPKARAVGQQGSHMISSIVAADGYVLVDSETVIKGGTPIEVTTLP
- a CDS encoding cold-shock protein codes for the protein MSEGTVKWFNDAKGFGFIEQDNGGDVFVHHSAIRAEGFKSLQEGARVTFDVVQGPKGPAADNVVQK